The Malus sylvestris chromosome 14, drMalSylv7.2, whole genome shotgun sequence genome segment ttcttttttcttttttttctttttttttttttaattttttttttaacaactctCTAACAAATCTTCCTTGTACTTTTGTAGAATTTTCAAGCATGTCTTCCTCGAGCCGTaagaatgatgatggtgtgCCCCCGCTGTACCGTCAAGGCGGGTCTTTGAGCAAGATTGGCTACTTCAAAGCTGCTCACATCAAGATTAGCTCCGACAATTtgtttagagattttcttgaaACGTATTGGCATGCCATTCCGTCGGGAGTGCGTGTGAGACGAGTTAAAGATGGTAGCAGCCGAGAACCATGCAGTGGAACTCGGAGAACTATCAAGTTCCATCCTTACTATTTTGTGTTAGGGTTTACTTTCCCTATACcgcgtttcttccaagaagtgctttGCTCTATGAAATGTGTGCCTGCCCAATGTTCCCCGAATGCGGTCCGAGTGATGGTGGGGTTCCACAATTTGAACCAATTCTTTGACTTGGGACTAACCACCAAcgaattttggtatttctttgaCATAGGTCGTATTGATGGAGTTGGACAACTGCGAATCCGTCATAAGCTTTTTGATAATTCGAGTAAAGGAGATCATGATTGGGCCAaagagactttggagataagtggagaatgGGAATCTGATTCTTCTCCCGAGCTGCGTGTATCAACGGTCTTCATATCTGGTAAGCAGACTGCTTAGTCTTTTCGGCTGCTTTGCTTTAGTGCCAAAtcattcttcaattttctgattgtcttctgttttttttttctttttttttttgtagattcgGAATTTGGCTCAACTCCTAGGGTTTCTCCAGATATGAAAAAAGTGCATGTCGCTCTGGGTATTCCTTCCGAGTATCGTGagtggcgttggctgcttagtcctcttcgtaGGGAAAAAGGTGGACTACCcccagaagaagaaataaaacgGATCAAGGCAGACGCGATGGCTCGTCCTATCACTGTGGTGGAGCCTACTAccaatgaaggtgggaaaaagaaacattccccgcctgctcaagagatacctgctgagaagaaaatgaagactgCTCGTGGGGATTCTCCGGCTGCTCCCAAGATTGTGATTGACCTGACTTCCTCTAAGGGCGAGAAAGAACGAACTGCTACATTTGTGCCAGTAACGCCTATTGCTTCGAAGGCTGCTAGCTCGATTGCTGAAAAAATTGCTCAGCGTAAAAGTTCTTCCGTGCCTTTGGTACCGAAGTTTGTGCCAAAACGTCCGTCCGGGACTAAACCTGACTTACCCTTGAAGAGacttgctactatgaagagtGATAAGGTGCCCCTgtctgctaaagtggcgccgaATACTGCTTCTTCCGCTGCTGCAACCATCTCGTCTGCTGATAAGAATGAAGCTGCTCGCTCAGGCAGGCTTGAAGAATCCGCCAAGGCCGTTTCTGAGGAGGCTGCTAAGATTTGTGCtcttttgaaaccagatcttcttgaagacatggatgTATGCGCccagtttgttgatggcgtcaaaGAGATTGTTGGTCCGAGTCTTTTTGCAAAGCATACACCCGAGTATAGGAAGACTGCTCTGCTAGCCATGATGCAGAAAACAACAATTCTGGCAGCCGAGTCTATGTTCCTTGACCAAGAGGACACCAAGGCtgctaaagagatggcaagaactATGGCTGCCGAAGCTTATTCCTCGGttgaaaaaatcaaaaaattggaatctgagcTTGCTGCTTTGAAGGAATCTCATACTTCTGACCCCACTTCTCAGCAGCTTGAGGCCGCTCACCAGGAGAtcatggatttgaagactaggTTTGATGCGGtccaaacaaagaatgaaagtgcagagaaggaaatcgagcgttacatacctcagattcgaGATCTTGAACGCTCCATATCTGAACTTCGctccgctgcttatgcaaaggatgaagaattaATTGCTACTTACAACCAAGCGATCCACTTCAAAGAGGTTGCTGACAGGCTTGAGCCTCAAGTGTCggaacttcaaggtgttttGAAGACCAACGACAATCTGAAGAAAGAAATTGAGGAGTTGCAGCGAGTTCGTGCTTGCCTGTTTGAGGAGAATGAGCAGTTGAAGAGTGAGAAAAATGGTTTCGAGGCTTCGCTTATTCAGAACCAAtctgatttctacaagctgggcTATGTAGATCATCTATATGGGCGgccgtctgactttgagttttccggtaaagacttcgagaccttctctatttcccCAGAAGACTTGCTCGATTTTACCTTTGAGTCTTCTATCGGTGAAATAGCTGGAGGAGTTGATACCCAGGCTGGAGCAGTCGAGGGTAAAGGTCCGGAGGATGCCGCTGCTGAGAACACcaaggctgctgaaggtgtaaCAACCGAGCAGTTGGGAGATGTCCAAACTACcgaagagtagtcttctaggtagcttttagggtttccttttctttcctttgttgcttttgcttgaactcctttggTATTTGCttgttgtttatcaattttgctataaaatttaataaactcgcttcttttgcttttcccatttttttttaacctttagACCTTATAAGCCAGTGGcaggcgtgctacttttctataagtagACAGGCCCACATAGCCTATGCAACCGTAGGTGTTGATGTAGAAACTTCTGCAAAGTTATtaaccatagggttggcagccggatgccttacttacagaagcagacgaaTCCGCGTAACCACTTGGTTATTCAACCTTGGATTTTTCCAATTCCGTAGGCcgtgtagcaagtatcacaacactttaggattTGGTATAAGTTATTCTGCGTTTgacagaggtgaagcttatcaactacgtagcatgtcggtagTGGATAAAATCTTCGTGTGTGCAcgctaacttgtttaacctttcacaataATGTGCGGTTGCATAAGTCTAGCGTGGttctactgctcgaagggcaagccgtaggcagtcttctggaaatccgtaggctaccttagtgcactcggtagcagctttaggtttCCAGGGCAGCCGCCCATTGGGTGTGctgcataatgtgccccctccgtatctagggcccggttccctgcGGATTAAGCCGATAGACCCATAATCCTTCaactagctaagccttgaaacagaccattgtggctacttctaggaatcccggcgcaagccatcatgcACCTAGTCATTCTAGGGCAGCcaagctcatccacgtctggatattcggagtgttgaGTTTATCCTCCCTCCTTGGAGAGCACAGTTGGTCCCTTGGGGggtgtaattttcttttgaagtgcaaaaAGAAATAAGTTGTTGTAGACATATATTAAAGCCAAATTACAAATTACTTTTGAAttctttattgaaaaataaaatgagcgAATAACTTGGTTGCAAAAACTGCATGATGATTGGATAGTCCTCGGTTTACGAGGTGGTGACCGTTGAGATGCTCGAGTCTTCGGGTCTTGATATAGTGTGAAGTCACACATGGTATTTCCTcaaattgtaggcgttccattgCTTCTCGATCTCTTTATCATTCATGGTAGCAAGAGTATAACTGCCTTTGCCGCCGACTCTGTTGATCTTGtaaggaccttcccagatggggtCCATTTTTTTCGAGCCTTCTCTGCGGGCAGTGATGaaagcttttcttaggactaggtCTCCAGgttggaactgccggatcttggcccttttgttgtagctggaaatgagctgctgctggtaggctgcgatgcggGTGATGGTTTGTTCGCGCCTTTCTTCTGCCAGATCTAAATCTGTGGCCATTTCTTTACTGTTCCGCTCAACGTTTGGCAATAGAGTGTTGATGCTTGGCACGATGATGTTGGGAGGTATGATTGCCTCCGAACCAAAcgccaaagagaaaggagtttcaccggttgctcgtcttttggtggtgcgatatgcccataaacatCCAGGGAGctcatctggccattttccctttttgtcggtgagggatttcttgaggcagtcgagaatcgtcttgttggatgcttcagcctgcccattgccttgaggatatcttggtgtggacatgtgttgtttgatgccgtatttttggaagaactttgccaaatcttttcccacaaattgaggaccgttgtcagtgacgatggactgagggatgccaaatcggcaaatgatgttcctccatataaagCGCTCTATATCCGTCTGAGTCGTGGTTGTCATGGgttctgcttctacccatttggtgaaatagtcggttgccacgatcatcatgcatctgcCCCCCGTAGCAGGCGGCATAGGCCCTACCAGGTcgattgcccactgcatgaatggccaaggaCTCGTTTGCGGGTGTAGCTCACTGGCGGGTAGTGCTGGTACTGGTTTGTAGCGTTGGCAACGGTCGcatttttgtactaactccttagcatcttggtgcatggtaggccagtaatagcctgcgttaagagccttttgggctaaggatcgacctccagagtgattcccacaaacgccttcgtggattgagcttagaaccttcaagtcatcgggAGGTGCCAGGTACCGGAGATGTGGTCCGGTGTAGGATCTTCGGACGAGAATGCCATTCCACATATAGTAGCGTGCCGACTTAATTTGAAGCTTCCTTGACTCCAATCTTTCTGTGGGTAATGTGCCGTTGACCAAGTAGTCTATAATTGAACTTTGCCAAGTGGGAGTTacactaacctgtgacacttcgGCTATCGACTccatctctatgcttggcttgtctagatattccaccGGAATAGAGCGTTTGAATTGGTGGTCAAGGGCGGAGCCTAAACCAGCTAGTGCATCTGCATGTGCATTGTCTGCCCGcggaacttgagtgagagtgtaagtctgaaatgcttCAAGCTGCTGGCGTACTTTCTCTAGGTATTGTGCCATCCTTGGGTGTTTTGCAGTGTATTCCCCAGTagcctggctggtgattagttgggaatcagaatgaattgcgagtttcttcaccgccaagtcttttgccattcggaggccCGCTAGTAGagcctcgtactctgcttcgttattggatgctttgaaacctagagtgatcgcctgctcgagcattgagCCATCTGGAGTAACAAGAACTACACCTGCTCCCGAGCCTTTATAGGTTGATGCACCGTCGACATGCAAGTTCCAGAAATCTTTATTG includes the following:
- the LOC126599015 gene encoding uncharacterized protein LOC126599015, with translation MSSSSRKNDDGVPPLYRQGGSLSKIGYFKAAHIKISSDNLFRDFLETYWHAIPSGVRVRRVKDGSSREPCSGTRRTIKFHPYYFVLGFTFPIPRFFQEVLCSMKCVPAQCSPNAVRVMVGFHNLNQFFDLGLTTNEFWYFFDIGRIDGVGQLRIRHKLFDNSSKGDHDWAKETLEISGEWESDSSPELRVSTVFISDSEFGSTPRVSPDMKKVHVALGIPSEYREWRWLLSPLRREKGGLPPEEEIKRIKADAMARPITVVEPTTNEGGKKKHSPPAQEIPAEKKMKTARGDSPAAPKIVIDLTSSKGEKERTATFVPVTPIASKAASSIAEKIAQRKSSSVPLVPKFVPKRPSGTKPDLPLKRLATMKSDKVPLSAKVAPNTASSAAATISSADKNEAARSGRLEESAKAVSEEAAKICALLKPDLLEDMDVCAQFVDGVKEIVGPSLFAKHTPEYRKTALLAMMQKTTILAAESMFLDQEDTKAAKEMARTMAAEAYSSVEKIKKLESELAALKESHTSDPTSQQLEAAHQEIMDLKTRFDAIRDLERSISELRSAAYAKDEELIATYNQAIHFKEVADRLEPQVSELQGVLKTNDNLKKEIEELQRVRACLFEENEQLKSEKNGFEASLIQNQSDFYKLGYVDHLYGRPSDFEFSAGGVDTQAGAVEGKGPEDAAAENTKAAEGVTTEQLGDVQTTEE